The Micromonospora sp. NBC_00421 genome contains a region encoding:
- a CDS encoding NAD-dependent malic enzyme, with translation MAITRLPSAGFSITIRIAVPADASSIGRLTTSVGEAGAIVTALDVVDSDPTHVIVDLTCDTADAGHADQVVEALTALDGVDVRKVSDRTFLLHLGGKIEVHSKVGLRTRDELSRAYTPGVARVCMAIAENPADARRLTIKRNTVAVVSDGSAVLGLGNLGPAASLPVMEGKAALFKRFGGVDAWPVVLDTQDTDEIVAIVKAIAPAYGGINLEDIAAPRCFEIEARLRELLDIPVFHDDQHGTAICVLAALTNALRVVGKQLADVRVVVSGAGAAGTAIMKLLLRQGVGDIIAYDRQGALHRGLPDLNPAWQWLAENTNRDNYSGDLAGAVRDADVFIGVSAPNLLTGDDVATMAKDAIVFALANPDPEVDPREARKHAAIVATGRSDQPNQINNVLAFPGVFRGMLDAHAEEFTEEMAIAAARAIADVVGEDKINPTVIVPSVFDSRVAPAVAAAVRAAAQNPAVTPPPAADPGPADLPEIAATASATP, from the coding sequence GTGGCCATCACCAGACTGCCGAGTGCCGGATTCTCGATCACGATCCGGATCGCGGTCCCCGCGGACGCCTCCTCGATCGGCCGGCTGACCACGTCGGTCGGCGAGGCCGGTGCGATCGTCACCGCGCTGGACGTGGTCGACTCCGACCCGACCCACGTGATCGTCGACCTCACCTGCGACACCGCCGACGCCGGCCACGCCGACCAGGTCGTCGAGGCGCTCACCGCGCTCGACGGGGTGGACGTGCGCAAGGTCTCCGACCGGACGTTCCTGCTGCACCTCGGCGGCAAGATCGAGGTGCACTCGAAGGTGGGGCTGCGGACCCGTGACGAGCTGTCCCGGGCGTACACCCCCGGGGTGGCCCGGGTCTGCATGGCGATCGCGGAGAATCCGGCGGACGCCCGGCGGCTGACCATCAAGCGCAACACGGTCGCCGTGGTCAGCGACGGCTCGGCGGTGCTCGGCCTGGGCAACCTCGGCCCGGCGGCGTCGCTGCCGGTGATGGAGGGCAAGGCGGCGCTGTTCAAGCGCTTCGGCGGGGTGGACGCCTGGCCGGTGGTGCTGGACACCCAGGACACCGACGAGATCGTGGCGATCGTCAAGGCGATCGCCCCGGCGTACGGCGGGATCAACCTGGAGGACATCGCCGCGCCGCGCTGCTTCGAGATCGAGGCCCGGCTGCGGGAGCTCCTGGACATCCCGGTCTTCCACGACGACCAGCACGGCACCGCGATCTGCGTGCTGGCCGCGCTGACCAACGCGCTGCGCGTGGTGGGCAAGCAGCTCGCGGACGTGCGGGTGGTCGTCTCCGGGGCCGGCGCGGCCGGGACCGCGATCATGAAACTGCTGCTGCGCCAGGGCGTCGGCGACATCATCGCGTACGACCGGCAGGGCGCCCTGCACCGTGGGCTACCCGACCTGAACCCGGCCTGGCAGTGGCTGGCTGAGAACACCAACCGGGACAACTACTCCGGCGACCTGGCGGGGGCGGTCCGGGACGCGGACGTCTTCATCGGGGTGAGCGCCCCCAACCTGCTCACCGGCGACGACGTCGCCACCATGGCCAAGGACGCGATCGTCTTCGCGCTGGCGAACCCCGACCCGGAGGTCGACCCCCGGGAGGCCCGCAAGCACGCGGCGATCGTCGCCACCGGCCGCTCGGACCAGCCGAACCAGATCAACAACGTGCTCGCCTTCCCCGGCGTGTTCCGGGGCATGCTCGACGCGCACGCCGAGGAGTTCACCGAGGAGATGGCGATCGCGGCGGCCCGTGCCATCGCCGACGTGGTCGGCGAAGACAAGATCAACCCAACGGTCATCGTGCCAAGCGTCTTCGACTCCCGGGTCGCCCCGGCGGTCGCCGCCGCCGTCCGCGCCGCCGCCCAGAACCCCGCCGTCACGCCACCCCCGGCCGCCGACCCGGGGCCGGCCGACCTCCCCGAGATCGCCGCCACCGCCAGCGCCACCCCCTAA
- the dapF gene encoding diaminopimelate epimerase, translating to MEFTKGHGTGNDFVILPDPDGALDLTPGLVAGICDRRRGLGGDGVLRVVRAAKHPDGVALADTAEWFMDYWNSDGSSAEMCGNGARVFVRYLLATGLATPADGILPVATRAGLVRARVDGDTIAVEMRRPRVYDASRAVLGGLTLPGAAVDVGNPHLVCALPTGIDLADLDLTRAPEFDPRVFPHGVNVEFTAPGDPVDGADGHVLMRVYERGSAETLSCGTGACAVAAVALRDAARDTGTVTVDVPGGRLTVTVTPDSCWLSGPAVLLATGTLSLP from the coding sequence GTGGAGTTCACCAAGGGCCATGGCACCGGCAACGACTTCGTCATCCTGCCCGACCCGGACGGCGCCCTCGACCTGACCCCCGGCCTGGTCGCCGGGATCTGTGACAGGCGGCGCGGCCTCGGCGGCGACGGCGTGCTCCGGGTGGTACGCGCGGCCAAGCACCCGGACGGGGTCGCCCTCGCCGACACGGCCGAGTGGTTCATGGACTACTGGAACTCCGACGGCTCGTCCGCCGAGATGTGCGGCAACGGGGCCCGGGTCTTCGTCCGCTACCTGCTGGCCACCGGGCTGGCCACGCCGGCTGACGGGATCCTGCCGGTGGCCACCCGCGCCGGCCTGGTGCGGGCCCGGGTCGACGGCGACACCATCGCCGTCGAGATGCGCCGCCCCCGGGTGTACGACGCGTCGCGCGCCGTCCTGGGCGGGCTCACCCTGCCCGGCGCGGCGGTGGACGTCGGCAACCCGCACCTGGTCTGCGCCCTGCCGACCGGTATCGACCTGGCCGACCTGGACCTCACCCGCGCGCCCGAGTTCGACCCCCGGGTCTTCCCGCACGGGGTGAACGTCGAGTTCACCGCCCCGGGCGACCCGGTGGACGGCGCCGACGGCCACGTGCTGATGCGGGTCTACGAGCGCGGCTCGGCCGAGACCCTCTCCTGCGGCACCGGAGCCTGCGCGGTCGCCGCCGTGGCCCTGCGCGACGCCGCCCGGGACACCGGCACGGTCACCGTCGACGTCCCCGGTGGCCGCCTCACGGTCACCGTCACGCCCGACTCCTGCTGGCTCTCCGGCCCCGCCGTCCTGCTCGCCACCGGCACCCTCTCCCTCCCCTGA
- the miaA gene encoding tRNA (adenosine(37)-N6)-dimethylallyltransferase MiaA gives MGADGRGGAVSGPVVAVVGPTAAGKSALSIALAHALGGEVVNADSMQLYRGMDIGTAKLTPAERDGVPHHLLDIWPVTEPASVAEYQRLARAAVDDILARGRVPLLVGGSGLYVRAVLEQFEFPGTDPAVRGRLEAELAHLGPAPLYARLAGADPVAAAGILPGNGRRIVRALEVIELTGAPFTASLPDPTPYYPAVQLGVDLDTALLDERVARRVDRMWADGLVPEVRALCGHGLADGRTASRALGYQQVLRFLAGETDEAQAHDETIRATRRFVRRQRSWFRRDKRIHWLDPTSPTFVDTALRVVGEHRR, from the coding sequence CTGGGTGCGGACGGGCGGGGCGGCGCGGTGAGCGGCCCGGTCGTCGCCGTGGTCGGGCCGACCGCGGCGGGCAAGTCGGCGCTGAGCATCGCCCTGGCGCACGCCCTCGGCGGTGAGGTGGTCAACGCCGACTCGATGCAGCTCTACCGGGGCATGGACATCGGCACGGCCAAGCTCACCCCGGCCGAGCGGGATGGCGTGCCCCACCACCTGCTGGACATCTGGCCGGTCACCGAGCCGGCCAGCGTCGCCGAATACCAGCGGCTGGCGCGCGCGGCGGTCGACGACATCCTGGCCCGGGGGCGGGTGCCGCTCCTGGTCGGAGGTTCCGGCCTGTACGTGCGGGCGGTGCTCGAGCAGTTCGAGTTCCCCGGCACCGACCCGGCGGTACGCGGACGGTTGGAGGCGGAGCTGGCGCACCTCGGTCCGGCCCCGCTGTACGCCCGGCTGGCCGGGGCCGACCCGGTGGCGGCGGCCGGCATCCTGCCCGGCAACGGGCGACGGATCGTCCGGGCCCTGGAGGTGATCGAGCTGACCGGGGCGCCGTTCACCGCCTCCCTACCCGACCCGACCCCCTACTACCCGGCGGTGCAGCTCGGCGTCGACCTGGACACCGCGCTGCTGGACGAGCGGGTCGCCCGGCGGGTCGACCGGATGTGGGCCGACGGGCTGGTCCCCGAGGTCCGCGCGCTGTGCGGGCACGGCCTGGCCGACGGGCGGACGGCCAGCCGGGCGCTCGGCTACCAGCAGGTGCTGCGCTTCCTGGCCGGGGAGACCGACGAGGCGCAGGCGCATGACGAGACGATCCGGGCCACCCGGCGGTTCGTCCGGCGGCAACGCTCCTGGTTCCGCCGTGACAAGCGGATCCACTGGCTGGATCCGACGTCGCCGACGTTTGTCGACACTGCGCTGCGGGTGGTCGGCGAGCATCGGCGATGA
- a CDS encoding DUF349 domain-containing protein: MSDWTAFGRVDADGTVYVKTSEGERVVGSWQAGAPEEGLAHFARRFADLVTEVDLTEARLNSGAADAGGSLSTVRRIRASLAEAHVVGDIDALAARLDKLAVVAEEKAGEARAAREAARGEALARKTALVEEAETLAAESTGWKTAGDRLKEILDEWKTIRGVDKKADGELWKRFAAARDGFTRRRGAHFASLDQQRKQAHTVKEELVAEAEKLSDSTDWVATANQLKELMNQWKAAPRAAKESEQKLWERFRAAQDAFFTRRSEVFSARDNEQRANLERKQALLVEAEALDVDGDPKGAQARLRDIQAQWHEAGRVPREAAASLERRLRAIDDKVREVMDSAWRRTTKEDNPLLAQMRTQVAEAEERLSRAQAAGDARRVKEAEQALASKRQFLQLAEQAG; encoded by the coding sequence ATGAGCGACTGGACTGCCTTCGGACGGGTGGACGCGGACGGCACCGTGTACGTGAAGACCAGCGAGGGTGAGCGGGTGGTCGGCTCCTGGCAGGCAGGCGCCCCCGAGGAGGGGTTGGCCCACTTCGCCCGCCGGTTCGCCGACCTGGTCACCGAGGTGGACCTGACCGAGGCGCGACTCAACTCGGGCGCCGCCGACGCGGGTGGCTCGCTGAGCACGGTCCGACGGATCCGTGCCTCGCTGGCCGAGGCGCACGTCGTCGGGGACATCGACGCCCTCGCCGCCCGGCTGGACAAACTCGCCGTCGTCGCCGAGGAGAAGGCCGGTGAGGCCCGCGCCGCCCGGGAGGCGGCCCGGGGTGAAGCGCTCGCCCGTAAGACCGCCCTGGTCGAGGAGGCCGAGACGCTGGCCGCCGAGTCGACCGGCTGGAAGACCGCCGGCGACCGGCTCAAGGAGATCCTCGACGAGTGGAAGACCATCCGTGGGGTCGACAAGAAGGCCGACGGTGAGCTGTGGAAGCGGTTCGCCGCCGCCCGGGACGGCTTCACCCGGCGTCGGGGCGCGCACTTCGCCTCCCTCGACCAGCAGCGCAAGCAGGCGCACACGGTCAAGGAGGAGCTGGTCGCCGAGGCCGAGAAGCTCTCCGACTCCACCGACTGGGTGGCGACCGCCAACCAGCTCAAGGAGCTGATGAACCAGTGGAAGGCCGCCCCACGCGCCGCCAAGGAGTCGGAGCAGAAGCTCTGGGAGCGGTTCCGTGCCGCCCAGGACGCCTTCTTCACCCGGCGCAGTGAGGTCTTCTCGGCCCGGGACAACGAGCAGCGGGCCAACCTGGAGCGCAAGCAGGCGCTGCTGGTCGAGGCCGAGGCGTTGGACGTCGACGGCGACCCGAAGGGCGCCCAGGCCAGGCTGCGCGACATCCAGGCCCAGTGGCACGAGGCCGGCCGGGTGCCCCGCGAGGCCGCCGCCAGCCTGGAGCGGCGACTGCGGGCGATCGACGACAAGGTACGCGAGGTGATGGACTCGGCCTGGCGGCGTACCACGAAGGAGGACAACCCGCTGCTCGCGCAGATGCGGACGCAGGTCGCCGAGGCCGAGGAGCGACTCTCCCGGGCCCAGGCCGCCGGGGACGCCCGTCGGGTCAAGGAGGCCGAGCAGGCGCTCGCCTCCAAGCGGCAGTTCCTCCAGCTCGCCGAACAGGCCGGCTGA
- a CDS encoding cellulase family glycosylhydrolase, which produces MYRPRILGAALTALATAATGVLVAATVGTAPASAAGTGTGYLHTNGNKIVDSTGTTVRLTGINWFGMETDNRTFHGLWSNNPWRGQLDKMASLGYNTLRVPYSNDSVKPGATASGINDFVNPDLVGLSPLQILDKVINYAGSKGMRVILDRHRPTSAGQSPLWYTPTVSEATWLNDWKMLAQRYAGNTTVIGADLHNEPHAEGTNPAATGACWGCGDTARDWRLAAERAGNAILGVQPNWLIFVEGVSCPSGGLSNVWDNDTSNDEDCGWWGGNLSKAGQFPVRLNVANRLVYSPHEYATSVYEQEWFKAADFPANLPAVWDRYWGYLYKQNIAPIMMGEFGSTLADPRDKVWLEKLMAYTGTGVNGMSFTYWSWNPNSGDTGGIALDDWTNINTAKQAILQPYLIAPVGGGTDPTGTPTPTPTTTGPTPPPTTTPPPPTTTPPPTTTPPPAGGCTATYKQVSAWQGGFQGELTVKNTSSSAVNPWSVTWAWPAGVTLVSGWNAAVTQSGTTVTAAGPSYAPSLAAGASVTVGFTANGTAAAPASVKLKGTAC; this is translated from the coding sequence ATGTACCGACCCCGCATTCTCGGCGCCGCGCTCACCGCGCTCGCCACCGCAGCGACCGGCGTGCTCGTCGCCGCCACCGTCGGCACCGCCCCGGCGTCCGCCGCCGGCACCGGCACCGGATACCTGCACACCAACGGCAACAAGATCGTCGACAGCACCGGCACGACGGTACGGCTGACCGGCATCAACTGGTTCGGCATGGAGACCGACAACCGGACGTTCCACGGTCTGTGGTCGAACAACCCATGGCGCGGGCAGCTCGACAAGATGGCCAGCCTGGGCTACAACACGCTGCGCGTCCCGTACTCGAACGACTCGGTGAAGCCGGGCGCGACGGCCAGCGGGATCAACGATTTCGTCAACCCGGACCTGGTCGGGCTCTCCCCGTTGCAGATTCTCGACAAGGTGATCAACTATGCCGGCAGCAAGGGCATGCGGGTCATCCTGGACCGACACCGGCCGACGTCGGCCGGGCAGTCGCCGCTCTGGTACACCCCGACGGTCTCCGAGGCGACCTGGCTCAACGACTGGAAGATGCTGGCCCAGCGGTACGCCGGCAACACCACGGTGATCGGCGCGGACCTGCACAACGAGCCGCACGCCGAGGGCACCAACCCGGCCGCCACCGGTGCGTGCTGGGGCTGCGGCGACACCGCCCGGGACTGGCGGCTGGCCGCCGAGCGGGCCGGCAACGCCATCCTCGGGGTGCAGCCGAACTGGCTGATCTTCGTGGAGGGGGTGAGCTGCCCCAGCGGCGGCCTGTCGAACGTCTGGGACAACGACACCAGCAACGACGAGGACTGCGGCTGGTGGGGCGGCAACCTGTCCAAGGCCGGGCAGTTCCCGGTCCGGCTGAACGTGGCGAATCGGCTGGTCTACTCGCCGCACGAGTACGCCACGAGCGTCTACGAGCAGGAGTGGTTCAAGGCCGCCGACTTCCCGGCGAACCTGCCGGCGGTCTGGGACCGCTACTGGGGTTACCTCTACAAGCAGAACATCGCCCCGATCATGATGGGCGAGTTCGGCAGCACCCTGGCCGACCCCCGGGACAAGGTGTGGCTGGAGAAGTTGATGGCCTACACCGGCACCGGGGTCAACGGGATGTCCTTCACCTACTGGTCGTGGAACCCGAACTCGGGGGACACCGGGGGCATCGCGCTTGACGACTGGACCAACATCAACACCGCCAAGCAGGCGATCCTCCAGCCGTACCTGATCGCGCCGGTGGGTGGCGGGACCGACCCGACCGGCACCCCGACGCCGACGCCGACCACCACCGGTCCGACGCCGCCGCCGACCACCACCCCGCCGCCGCCGACCACGACGCCCCCGCCGACCACGACGCCGCCGCCGGCCGGTGGGTGCACCGCGACCTACAAGCAGGTCAGTGCGTGGCAGGGCGGCTTCCAGGGCGAGCTGACCGTCAAGAACACCAGCTCGTCGGCGGTCAACCCGTGGTCGGTGACCTGGGCCTGGCCGGCCGGGGTCACCCTGGTCAGCGGCTGGAACGCCGCAGTCACCCAGTCCGGCACGACGGTGACCGCCGCCGGGCCGAGCTACGCACCGTCCCTGGCGGCGGGCGCGTCGGTCACCGTGGGCTTCACCGCCAACGGTACGGCCGCCGCCCCGGCCTCGGTGAAGCTCAAGGGCACCGCCTGCTGA
- a CDS encoding pectate lyase family protein has product MRVTYHHNWYDGSKQRNPRVRFGNPVHVYNNYYYNNAGYGVASTMSAGVLVAGNYFENVRDTYHLGEADSGPGSLVARNNHFVNSPAGQTGGSVAGIPYPYTLDTASSVKSIVTAGAGAGRISV; this is encoded by the coding sequence ATGCGGGTGACCTACCACCACAACTGGTACGACGGCAGCAAGCAGCGCAACCCCCGGGTCCGTTTCGGCAACCCGGTGCACGTCTACAACAACTACTACTACAACAACGCCGGCTACGGGGTGGCCTCCACCATGAGCGCCGGCGTGCTCGTCGCGGGCAACTACTTCGAGAACGTCAGGGACACATACCACCTCGGTGAGGCCGACTCCGGGCCGGGCAGCCTGGTGGCCCGCAACAACCACTTCGTCAACTCGCCGGCCGGGCAGACCGGCGGCAGCGTCGCCGGCATCCCGTACCCGTACACCCTGGACACCGCGAGCAGCGTGAAGTCCATCGTGACGGCGGGCGCCGGCGCGGGCCGCATCTCGGTCTGA
- the miaB gene encoding tRNA (N6-isopentenyl adenosine(37)-C2)-methylthiotransferase MiaB, translated as MTTAAAGSPRTYQVRTYGCQMNVHDSERISGLLEQAGYVRLAEADANPDVVVFNTCAVRENADNRLYGNLGHLRPVKDRHPGMQIAVGGCLAQKDRGDIVRKAPWVDVVFGTHNIGSLPVLLERARHNTAAEVEILESLDVFPSTLPTRRESTYAGWVSISVGCNNTCTFCIVPSLRGKEKDRRPGDVLAEVRALVAEGVLEVTLLGQNVNSYGVEFGDRYAFGKLLRACGDIDGLERVRFTSPHPKDFTDDVIAAMAETPNVCHSLHMPLQSGSDDVLKAMRRSYRSERYLGIIDKVRAAMPDAAITTDIIVGFPGETEADFQQTLDVVRAARFSSAFTFQYSKRPGTPAATMPDQLPKQVVQERYERLIATVEEITWAENKRLVGETVEVLVAVGEGRKDERTGRLSGRARDGRLVHFATGANSQPGQPGAIRPGDIVHTTITYAAPHHLNADGAPLAHRRTRAGDAAEAGRAPRTPGVSLGLPTVGVPAAQPAPTTGCAAH; from the coding sequence ATGACTACCGCAGCGGCGGGCAGCCCGCGCACCTACCAGGTGCGCACCTACGGCTGCCAGATGAACGTGCACGACTCCGAGCGCATCTCCGGCCTGCTGGAACAGGCAGGTTACGTGCGGCTCGCCGAGGCCGACGCCAACCCGGACGTGGTGGTGTTCAACACCTGCGCCGTCCGGGAGAACGCCGACAACCGGCTCTACGGCAACCTCGGTCACCTGCGTCCCGTGAAGGACAGACACCCGGGGATGCAGATCGCCGTCGGCGGCTGCCTGGCCCAGAAGGACCGCGGCGACATCGTCCGCAAGGCCCCCTGGGTGGACGTGGTGTTCGGCACCCACAACATCGGCTCGCTGCCGGTGCTGTTGGAACGGGCCCGGCACAACACCGCCGCCGAGGTGGAGATCCTCGAATCCCTCGACGTCTTCCCGTCCACCCTGCCCACCCGGCGCGAGTCGACGTACGCCGGTTGGGTGTCGATCTCGGTGGGCTGCAACAACACCTGCACGTTCTGCATCGTGCCCTCGCTGCGCGGAAAGGAGAAGGACCGCCGCCCCGGCGACGTCCTCGCCGAGGTGCGGGCGCTGGTCGCCGAGGGCGTGCTGGAGGTGACCCTGCTCGGGCAGAACGTCAACTCCTACGGCGTCGAGTTCGGCGACCGGTACGCCTTCGGCAAGCTGCTGCGCGCCTGCGGCGACATCGACGGGCTGGAGCGGGTCCGGTTCACCAGTCCGCACCCGAAGGACTTCACCGACGACGTGATCGCCGCGATGGCCGAGACCCCGAACGTCTGCCACTCGCTGCACATGCCGTTGCAGTCCGGCTCCGACGACGTGCTGAAGGCGATGCGCCGGTCGTACCGGTCCGAGCGCTACCTGGGCATCATCGACAAGGTCCGGGCGGCGATGCCGGACGCGGCGATCACCACCGACATCATCGTCGGTTTCCCCGGCGAGACCGAGGCCGACTTCCAGCAGACGCTGGACGTGGTGCGTGCGGCCCGCTTCTCCTCGGCGTTCACCTTCCAGTACTCCAAGCGCCCCGGCACCCCGGCCGCCACGATGCCCGACCAACTGCCCAAGCAGGTGGTGCAGGAGCGCTACGAGCGGCTGATCGCCACGGTCGAGGAGATCACCTGGGCGGAGAACAAGCGCCTGGTCGGCGAGACCGTCGAGGTGCTGGTCGCCGTCGGCGAGGGCCGCAAGGACGAGCGCACCGGCAGGCTCTCCGGCCGGGCCCGCGACGGCCGCCTGGTGCACTTCGCCACCGGCGCGAACAGCCAGCCCGGCCAGCCCGGCGCGATCAGGCCGGGGGACATCGTGCACACCACCATCACGTACGCCGCCCCGCACCACCTCAACGCCGACGGCGCCCCGCTGGCCCACCGCCGGACCCGGGCCGGTGACGCCGCCGAGGCGGGCCGCGCCCCGCGTACCCCCGGGGTGTCGCTCGGGTTGCCCACTGTGGGTGTGCCGGCCGCGCAGCCCGCGCCGACGACCGGCTGCGCCGCGCACTGA
- a CDS encoding DUF2277 family protein produces MCRSIKTLREPYVPTVTPADIEAAALQYVRKVSGFRAPAAHNAAAFEAAVQAVTAATATLLDQLQVRGARPTPTP; encoded by the coding sequence ATGTGCCGGAGCATCAAGACCCTGCGTGAGCCGTACGTCCCGACGGTCACGCCGGCCGACATCGAGGCGGCGGCGTTGCAGTACGTCCGGAAGGTGTCCGGTTTCCGGGCCCCGGCCGCACACAACGCCGCGGCGTTCGAGGCGGCGGTGCAGGCGGTGACCGCCGCCACCGCGACCCTGCTGGACCAGTTGCAGGTCCGGGGCGCCCGCCCCACCCCCACCCCCTGA
- the selD gene encoding selenide, water dikinase SelD, with protein MTDRVRLTEYARGGGCACKIPPGELETMVAGLGPATGTAELLVGLDHGDDAAVVRLDERTGLVTTADFFTPVVDDAYDWGRIAAANALSDVYAMGGTPLVALNLLCWPRDTLPLELAREVLRGGQDVAREAGCHLAGGHSVDDDGPKYGLAVTGLVRPEELITLDAGRAGLPLSLTKPLGVGVLNTRHKATGVVSAEAVVSMTTLNRDAARAAVAAGIRCGTDVTGFGLLGHASKLARASGLTVAIDAARVPYLPGAREAVRDGHVSGGTRRNLDWVRPWTGFGSTGEADRLLLADAQTSGGLLVAGEVPGGTVIGELLPRGESMVVVR; from the coding sequence ATGACCGACCGGGTCCGCCTGACCGAGTACGCGCGTGGTGGCGGCTGCGCCTGCAAGATCCCACCGGGGGAGTTGGAGACCATGGTCGCCGGTCTCGGCCCGGCCACCGGCACCGCCGAGCTGCTGGTCGGCCTGGACCACGGCGACGACGCCGCTGTGGTCCGGCTGGACGAACGGACCGGCCTGGTCACCACCGCCGACTTCTTCACCCCGGTCGTCGACGACGCCTACGACTGGGGGCGGATCGCCGCCGCCAACGCCCTGTCGGACGTGTACGCCATGGGCGGCACCCCGCTTGTCGCGCTGAACCTGCTCTGCTGGCCCCGGGACACGCTGCCGCTGGAGCTGGCCCGGGAGGTGCTGCGCGGCGGTCAGGACGTGGCCCGCGAGGCCGGCTGCCACCTGGCCGGCGGGCACAGCGTCGACGACGACGGCCCGAAGTACGGCCTCGCCGTGACCGGGCTGGTCCGCCCCGAGGAGCTGATCACCCTGGACGCAGGCCGGGCCGGGCTGCCGCTGTCGCTGACCAAGCCGCTCGGCGTCGGGGTGCTGAACACCCGGCACAAGGCCACCGGTGTGGTCTCCGCCGAGGCGGTGGTGTCGATGACCACGCTCAACCGGGACGCCGCCCGCGCCGCCGTCGCGGCCGGCATCCGCTGCGGCACCGACGTGACAGGTTTCGGGCTGCTCGGGCACGCCTCGAAGCTGGCCCGGGCGAGCGGGCTGACGGTGGCGATCGACGCCGCCCGGGTGCCCTACCTGCCCGGTGCCCGGGAGGCGGTACGGGACGGGCACGTCAGCGGCGGCACCCGCCGCAACCTGGACTGGGTGCGCCCGTGGACCGGGTTCGGGTCGACAGGTGAGGCCGACCGGCTGCTGCTCGCCGACGCGCAGACCTCCGGCGGGCTGCTGGTCGCCGGCGAGGTGCCCGGCGGCACGGTGATCGGCGAGTTGCTGCCCCGGGGTGAGTCGATGGTCGTCGTCCGCTGA
- a CDS encoding amino acid ABC transporter ATP-binding protein: protein MDDVTTGEPLIVLDGVNKWFGPLHVLHDVSLSVGKGEVVVVIGPSGSGKSTLCRAINRLEPINDGTITFDGQPLPAEGRALAKLRSEVGMVFQSFNLFAHKTILENVTLGPIKVRKEKPAAARERGLALLDRVGIANQADKFPAQLSGGQQQRAAIARALAMQPKAMLFDEPTSALDPEMVGEVLDVMTSLAGEGMTMVVVTHEMGFARHAANRVIFMADGQLVEDAPPTEFFANPRSERARDFLSKILTH, encoded by the coding sequence GTGGACGACGTGACGACCGGCGAACCGCTGATCGTGCTGGACGGGGTCAACAAGTGGTTCGGCCCACTGCACGTGCTGCACGACGTGTCACTCTCCGTCGGCAAGGGTGAGGTCGTCGTGGTGATCGGGCCGTCCGGCTCCGGCAAGTCGACGCTCTGCCGGGCGATCAACCGGCTGGAGCCGATCAACGACGGGACGATCACCTTCGACGGGCAGCCGCTGCCGGCCGAGGGTCGGGCGCTGGCGAAGCTGCGCAGCGAGGTCGGCATGGTCTTCCAGTCGTTCAACCTCTTCGCCCACAAGACCATCCTGGAGAACGTCACCCTCGGGCCGATCAAGGTCCGCAAGGAGAAGCCGGCCGCCGCCCGCGAGCGCGGCCTGGCCCTGCTCGACCGGGTCGGCATCGCCAACCAGGCCGACAAGTTCCCGGCCCAGCTCTCCGGCGGCCAGCAGCAGCGGGCCGCGATCGCCCGCGCGCTGGCCATGCAGCCCAAGGCGATGCTCTTCGACGAGCCGACCAGCGCGCTCGACCCGGAGATGGTCGGCGAGGTGCTGGACGTGATGACCTCGCTGGCCGGCGAGGGCATGACGATGGTGGTGGTGACCCACGAGATGGGCTTCGCCCGGCACGCCGCCAACCGGGTCATCTTCATGGCCGACGGGCAGCTCGTCGAGGACGCCCCGCCGACGGAGTTCTTCGCCAACCCGCGCAGCGAGCGGGCCCGGGACTTCCTCTCCAAGATCCTCACGCACTAG